In a single window of the Arachis hypogaea cultivar Tifrunner chromosome 6, arahy.Tifrunner.gnm2.J5K5, whole genome shotgun sequence genome:
- the LOC112805720 gene encoding zinc finger BED domain-containing protein RICESLEEPER 2-like → MDPANMVSKEYGLNLLADLSQYNEVADRDVPISESAEHSTSTLPPLPTTSSERKNRSIVWEHFKRTPDDESKAQCQHCLKVIKCGNGTSAMRSHLKICISNPGSDRGKRQKTGTSPSPEAQVGRFDAEYAREKLISMFVREELPFRFVESQGFKEYSAALQPGFNTLSRFTLARDILVLHETKKVQLQKYFSKYGGRVCLTTDNWSSCQNMAYMCLTAHFIDVDWKLQKKILNFCQVTGHTGEIMAQNVEACLNSWKLNKILSLTVDNASSNDVGVMYLQRRLNSWKSSVLNGEYLHMRCCAHILNLIVKDGLKEIDDSVAKIRDAVKYVRSSNSRLTRFKACIAQENIPHKTLVFLDVETRWNSTYLMLVAALKHQKAFELLEMQDKKFVEELNKGRGVPSFQDWDYAKSVLPFLEMFYDATLRISGSSYVTSNLYMKEVFALGRRIQQYRDDDDLSISLMASKMKAKYNKYWGNAKTINMLLLIAVVLDPCHTLDYVEWCLVNSFGVEVGGELKTKLSSCLHSLYNLYQGADEGNQDDTLSQPSASDKAKDIYDMGLYRRSTGRKSNLKSELDRYLNEDCEPDDKPLDILGWWKANSNRFSILANMARDILAIPVSTVASESAFSMGGRIIDQYRSSLTPKMIEALVCTEDWLKGDFFSSLAPENFEELEKVEQDLILSEDITCSVGPDFEAQLIAVAMSILDGDIGINNYSSWNVIFVNKMKVLVAVALKCVEEDKDARPTMSQVVEML, encoded by the exons ATGGATCCTGCT AATATGGTTTCAAAAGAATATGGCTTAAATCTACTTGCTGATTTAAGCCAATAC AATGAGGTAGCCGATCGTGATGTTCCCATTTCAGAGTCTGCAGAGCATTCGACTTCTACATTACCTCCTCTCCCAACCACATCATCTGAGCGCAAAAATCGATCAATAGTTTGGGAGCACTTTAAGAGAACCCCTGATGATGAAAGTAAGGCTCAATGTCAACACTGTTTAAAAGTGATCAAGTGCGGGAATGGAACAAGTGCAATGAGATCACATTTAAAGATTTGCATAAGCAATCCCGGTTCAGATAGAGGCAAACGACAGAAAACAGGCACATCGCCTAGCCCAGAAGCACAAGTGGGTAGGTTTGATGCAGAATATGCTCGAGAAAAATTGATATCAATGTTTGTTCGCGAGGAGCTTCCTTTTCGATTTGTAGAAAGTCAAGGTTTTAAAGAATATTCAGCGGCCTTGCAACCAGGATTCAATACTCTTTCACGTTTTACATTGGCACGTGACATCTTGGTGCTCCATGAAACAAAGAAGGTTCAACTTCAAAAATACTTTTCCAAATACGGAGGAAGAGTTTGTCTTACAACTGATAACTGGAGTTCGTGTCAGAATATGGCGTATATGTGTTTGACTGCTCATTTCATCGATGTGGACTGGAAGttgcaaaaaaaaatactaaatttttgccAAGTCACCGGCCACACGGGAGAGATTATGGCTCAAAATGTTGAAGCTTGCTTGAATAGCTGGAAGTTGAACaagattttgagtttgacagttGATAATGCATCGTCTAACGATGTAGGAGTTATGTATTTACAAAGAAGACTAAATTCTTGGAAGAGTTCAGTTTTGAATGGAGAGTATCTCCATATGCGGTGTTGTGCGCATATTTTAAACCTGATTGTGAAGGATGgattgaaggagattgatgatTCAGTCGCCAAAATTCGAGATGCTGTGAAGTATGTCAGATCTTCAAATTCAAGATTAACTAGGTTTAAGGCATGTATTGCACAAGAGAATATTCCACATAAGACTCTTGTTTTCCTAGATGTTGAAACGCGATGGAACTCTACATACTTAATGTTAGTAGCAGCCTTAAAGCATCAGAAGGCATTTGAGCTATTAGAGATGCAAGACAAAAAATTTGTTGAAGAATTAAACAAGGGAAGAGGGGTACCTTCATTTCAAGATTGGGATTATGCTAAGTCCGTCTTaccatttttagagatgttttacgATGCTACACTTCGCATCTCTGGATCCTCTTATGTCACTAGTAACTTATACATGAAAGAAGTGTTTGCTCTTGGAAGGAGGATTCAACAATATcgtgatgatgatgatttgagCATAAGTCTTATGGCAAGTAAGATGAAAGCAAAATACAACAAGTATTGgggaaatgcaaaaactattaacaTGTTGTTGTTAATTGCCGTAGTTCTAGATCCCTGCCATACGTTGGATTATGTTGAGTGGTGCCTAGTTAATTCTTTTGGTGTGGAAGTAGGCGGTGAATTGAAGACAAAGTTGTCTTCTTGTCTTCATTcactttataatttatatcaaggtGCAGATGAAGGAAACCAAGATGATACCCTCTCCCAACCGAGTGCAAGTGATAAAGCCAAAGACATTTATGATATGGGGTTATATCGTCGATCAACCGGTCGCAAATCCAATCTTAAATCTGAGCTTGATCGTTATTTGAATGAAGACTGTGAGCCAGATGATAAGCCTTTGGATATTCTAGGATGGTGGAAGGCTAACTCGAATCGGTTTTCCATCCTAGCAAATATGGCACGGGACATATTGGCTATACCAGTTTCAACAGTAGCTTCCGAGTCTGCTTTTAGTATGGGGGGAAGAATCATCGATCAATATCGTAGCTCATTGACTCCTAAGATGATAGAAGCCCTTGTATGTACCGAAGATTGGCTTAAAGGagattttttctcttctcttgcaCCTGAGAATTTCGAAGAGCTTGAAAAGGTCGAGCAAg ATTTGATTTTATCAGAGGACATTACTTGTTCAGTGGGTCCAG ACTTTGAGGCACAACTTATAGCAGTTGCAATGTCAATTTTGGATGGGGACATTGGTATCAACAATTATAGCAGTTGGAATGTCATTTTTGTGAATAAGATGAAGGTCTTAGTTGCAGTGGCTTTGAAATGTGTAGAGGAAGACAAAGATGCAAGACCAACTATGAGCCAAGTGGTTGAGATGCTTTAG